From the Malus domestica chromosome 17, GDT2T_hap1 genome, one window contains:
- the LOC114822553 gene encoding uncharacterized protein codes for MGYIQEARENHVKKKVEEALRSKMKHKALQECKDLASKYAECSYGRTISVVWQCRQQAKELNECLHQFTNDDVLEEMKRAYMLQQDGKAPAKV; via the exons ATGGGATACATACAGGAAGCACGTGAGAATCACGTGAAGAAGAAGGTTGAAGAAG CATTGCGGAGCAAAATGAAGCACAAGGCGCTGCAGGAGTGCAAGGATTTGGCGTCAAAGTACGCCGAGTGCTCCTACGGCAGAACCATATCGGTCGTCTGGCAGTGCCGGCAGCAAGCCAAGGAATTGAACGAGTGCCTTCACCAATT CACCAACGATGACGTATTGGAGGAAATGAAAAGAGCGTACATGCTTCAACAAGACGGGAAAGCGCCTGCAAAAGTCTGA